A portion of the Magnolia sinica isolate HGM2019 chromosome 17, MsV1, whole genome shotgun sequence genome contains these proteins:
- the LOC131230453 gene encoding uncharacterized protein LOC131230453 — protein MAAAMQQQQDTFARQQQDMHALMMETLRSRDRRESSRDREGRSADIFERFQRLRPPTFEGAPDPVKAEHWLARITKLMRPLECSDSQMVTLATYLLEGEAENWWQSVQRGVPATYAWTWAGFREKFLEKYFPRSCRNEKIAQFLKLEQGSMTVAQYEARFDELSRFMPKALEDMEYKLQKFKEGLRPGIQSRLCAWDFGDFAELVDKAMRVEKDFERTMRTRSLVSGTLVRPRQAPSAPLIPEKKNRVIPAGTPIMPPTRNCDYCHKAGHFARNCFKKMKDEGITPPANRPSAGSSNNQGGTLAAAA, from the coding sequence ATGGCAGCGGCAATGCAACAACAACAGGACACGTTCGCACGGCAACAGCAAGACAtgcatgcattgatgatggagaCTTTACGGAGTAGGGATCGTCGAGAGTCGTCACGAGATAGAGAGGGTCGAAGTGCAGATATCTTTGAACGATTTCAAAGGCTTCGCCCGCCCACGTTCGAAGGGGCGCCAGATCCGGTGAAGGCGGAACACTGGCTGGCAAGAATCACTAAGCTAATGCGGCCCCTGGAGTGTTCTGATTCGCAAATGGTGACCTTAGCTACCTATCTGTTAGAAGGAGAAGCAGAAAACTGGTGGCAGAGTGTGCAGCGGGGTGTTCCAGCCACGTACGCCTGGACATGGGCAGGCTTCCGAGAAAAATTCCTGGAAAAGTATTTTCCTCGGTCATGTAGGAACGAGAAAATAGCCCAGTTCTTGAAGCTGGAACAGGGTAGTATGACTGTTGCCCAATACGAGGCTAGATTTGACGAACTCTCCCGTTTCATGCCTAAGGCCCTGGAAGATATGGAATACAAGCTACAAAAGTTCAAGGAAGGACTCAGGCCAGGTATTCAGTCACGGCTATGCGCCTGGGATTTCGGAGATTTTGCAGAACTAGTGGACAAAGCCATGCGGGTAGAAAAAGATTTTGAACGCACTATGAGGACTCGCTCTCTAGTGAGCGGCACCCTAGTCAGGCCTAGGCAGGCACCTTCCGCTCCACTAATACCAGAGAAAAAGAACAGAGTCATACCTGCGGGCACTCCAATCATGCCTCCCACGAGGAATTGTGATTACTGCCACAAAGCTGGACATTTTGCGCGAAATTGTTTCAAGAAAATGAAGGACGAAGGCATCACTCCACCGGCAAATCGCCCTTCAGCCGGGTCCAGTAACAACCAAGGTGGCACCTTGGCAGCA